The Catenuloplanes niger genome includes a window with the following:
- a CDS encoding transglycosylase domain-containing protein, whose product MERTTSAVGRLAAMLRTGIIVGVILAGMAYPLAALAGLGAKAGIEKVRELPHELTVPPSAQTSYVYAADGKTLITMFYEEHRKPVAIADVSEHVRHAIIAAEDVRFYEHNGVDMKGAARAFVANQRAGGVSQGASTLTMQYVRMALRDGAESPVEALAATEQTTGRKLREMRLAMEIEKRLSKEQILEGYLNSAYFGHRAYGIAAAAEVFFSKDATSLTVAEAALLAGLVKAPSAYDPAGRDAEAAIARRDYVIDRMAEAGFVTAREAEKEKKTPIALKLTDPPNDCVSVAEDTNDWGFFCDYFKNWWMQQDAFGADPAARLDRLRRGGFHIVTTLDPAIQAGALKNVLDKERTRSRFAHGSVAIEPGSGHVRAMAVNRVFSLDQKDNGRHSDPRQRRAGVLGNYPNTVNPLLGGGDMPGYQAGSTFKLFTMLAALDEGMPLSTSFYSPSRLKTKYPADWSDPTKCGDRWCVRNASNSMTGRKNMWSGFGQSVNTYFVQLEQKVGAHRAVRMAERLGLRWRTEIDRLQASPERARGWGAFTLGVADTTPLEMANAFATVAADGRYCEPLPVLTVTNPDGTPAKRAVDGAAVDVAAPRCHQAIPADVARAATDAARCTTGSSESGRCGGWSTAPDVRYTVDRQVAGKSGTTDNYQASWFVGYVPQLAVAAFLADPDNPQHRVGTGNGYKSRVTVAETLRDALRDQPIEKFTPPSKELTRGEDWERDGDRDRYRYRDRYR is encoded by the coding sequence ATGGAGCGCACAACCTCCGCGGTCGGCCGTCTCGCCGCCATGCTTCGTACCGGGATCATCGTCGGGGTGATTCTGGCGGGCATGGCGTATCCACTGGCCGCGCTCGCGGGCCTCGGGGCCAAGGCCGGCATCGAGAAGGTGCGCGAGCTGCCGCACGAGCTCACCGTGCCGCCGTCCGCCCAGACCAGCTACGTCTACGCCGCGGACGGCAAGACGCTGATCACGATGTTCTACGAGGAGCATCGCAAGCCGGTCGCGATCGCCGACGTCTCCGAGCACGTCCGGCACGCGATCATCGCGGCCGAGGACGTGCGCTTCTACGAGCACAACGGCGTCGACATGAAGGGCGCGGCCCGCGCGTTCGTCGCGAACCAGCGCGCCGGCGGTGTCTCCCAGGGCGCCTCCACGCTGACCATGCAGTACGTCCGGATGGCGCTGCGCGACGGCGCCGAGTCCCCGGTCGAGGCGCTCGCCGCCACCGAGCAGACGACCGGGCGCAAGCTGCGCGAGATGCGGCTCGCCATGGAGATCGAGAAGCGGCTGTCCAAGGAGCAGATCCTGGAGGGGTACCTCAACTCGGCCTATTTCGGGCACCGCGCGTACGGCATCGCGGCCGCGGCCGAGGTCTTCTTCTCCAAGGACGCGACGTCGCTGACCGTCGCCGAGGCCGCGCTGCTGGCCGGCCTGGTCAAGGCGCCCTCCGCGTACGACCCGGCCGGCCGGGACGCCGAGGCCGCGATCGCCCGCCGCGACTACGTCATCGACCGGATGGCGGAGGCCGGGTTCGTCACGGCCCGGGAGGCGGAGAAGGAGAAGAAGACGCCGATCGCGCTGAAGCTGACCGACCCGCCGAACGACTGCGTCTCCGTCGCCGAGGACACCAACGACTGGGGCTTCTTCTGCGACTACTTCAAGAACTGGTGGATGCAGCAGGACGCGTTCGGCGCGGACCCGGCCGCGCGGCTGGACCGGCTCCGGCGCGGCGGCTTCCACATCGTGACCACGCTCGACCCGGCGATCCAGGCCGGCGCGCTGAAGAACGTGCTGGACAAGGAGCGCACGCGCAGCCGCTTCGCGCACGGCTCGGTCGCGATCGAGCCGGGCAGCGGGCACGTGCGCGCGATGGCGGTCAACCGGGTCTTCTCGCTCGACCAGAAGGACAACGGCCGGCACAGCGACCCGCGGCAGCGCCGGGCCGGGGTGCTCGGCAACTACCCGAACACGGTCAACCCGCTGCTCGGCGGCGGCGACATGCCCGGCTATCAGGCGGGCTCCACGTTCAAGCTGTTCACCATGCTGGCGGCGCTGGACGAGGGCATGCCGCTGAGCACCAGTTTCTACTCCCCGTCCCGGCTGAAGACGAAGTATCCGGCGGACTGGAGCGACCCGACGAAGTGCGGCGACCGGTGGTGCGTGCGCAACGCCAGCAACTCGATGACCGGGCGGAAGAACATGTGGTCCGGCTTCGGCCAGTCGGTGAACACGTACTTCGTACAGCTGGAGCAGAAGGTCGGCGCGCACCGGGCGGTGCGGATGGCGGAACGGCTCGGGCTGCGCTGGCGCACCGAGATCGACCGGCTCCAGGCCTCACCGGAGCGGGCGCGCGGCTGGGGCGCGTTCACGCTCGGCGTCGCGGACACCACGCCGCTGGAGATGGCGAACGCGTTCGCGACCGTGGCCGCGGACGGCCGGTACTGCGAGCCGCTGCCGGTGCTCACCGTGACGAACCCGGACGGCACGCCCGCCAAGCGCGCCGTGGACGGCGCCGCGGTCGACGTGGCCGCGCCGCGCTGCCACCAGGCGATCCCGGCCGACGTGGCGCGCGCGGCGACGGACGCGGCCCGGTGCACCACCGGGTCGTCGGAGAGCGGCCGGTGCGGCGGCTGGTCGACCGCGCCGGACGTGCGCTACACCGTCGACCGCCAGGTGGCCGGCAAGTCCGGCACCACGGACAACTACCAGGCGTCCTGGTTCGTCGGCTACGTCCCGCAGCTGGCCGTGGCCGCGTTCCTGGCCGACCCGGACAATCCACAGCACCGGGTCGGCACCGGCAACGGCTACAAGTCGCGGGTCACGGTCGCGGAGACGCTGCGCGACGCGCTGCGGGACCAGCCGATCGAGAAGTTCACCCCGCCGTCGAAGGAGCTGACCCGCGGCGAGGACTGGGAGCGTGACGGCGACCGCGACCGGTACCGCTACCGGGACCGGTACCGCTAG
- a CDS encoding GNAT family N-acetyltransferase, with product MTGLVAVRPFPALTVSTPRLTVRALTGADAKQIGAVFSDRLTRRWLPFDEDSIDGLEWCTDEAQERRDSGAGDHLGIVRREDDRLIGSLWTKRTDWAGRVTEISVALEPGARGFGLAAEAVIAASFALIVEHGFARLEIRVPPGNVAARRVAEKAGFSYEGVLRSAGHVLGSRADLEVWSLVAADLR from the coding sequence GTGACTGGCCTTGTGGCGGTGCGCCCGTTCCCGGCGTTGACCGTCTCCACCCCGCGTCTGACCGTCCGCGCCCTGACCGGCGCCGACGCGAAGCAGATAGGGGCCGTCTTCAGTGACCGCCTGACCCGGCGCTGGCTGCCGTTCGACGAGGACTCGATCGACGGCCTCGAGTGGTGCACGGACGAGGCGCAGGAGCGGCGGGACAGCGGGGCCGGCGACCACCTCGGCATCGTCCGCCGCGAGGACGACCGGCTGATCGGCAGCCTGTGGACGAAGCGTACGGACTGGGCCGGCCGGGTCACCGAGATCAGCGTGGCGCTGGAGCCGGGCGCGCGCGGCTTCGGGCTGGCCGCGGAGGCGGTCATCGCGGCGTCGTTCGCCCTGATCGTGGAGCACGGGTTCGCGCGGCTGGAGATCCGGGTGCCGCCCGGCAACGTGGCCGCCCGCCGCGTCGCGGAGAAGGCCGGCTTCAGCTACGAGGGCGTGCTGCGCAGCGCCGGCCACGTGCTCGGCAGCCGCGCCGACCTCGAGGTGTGGTCGCTGGTCGCGGCCGACCTGCGCTAG
- a CDS encoding SURF1 family cytochrome oxidase biogenesis protein produces the protein MYRFLFTPRWLGYLALALAAAAVMVLLGNWQLSRYQERTAINDRIDRADSVAPVPLGEIAAAPTATGTPGPAPGQDAEWTRVTVTGVYDPAHEILARSRTVAGQVGFEVVTPLRLPDGTAVLVDRGWIPPADGGALARPAIPPAPAGTVTVIGKIRLTESKAGAIERRDGRVETRRIGLPLLAPELPYPIYGTFLQLTEQQPAADPIFTQIEARHENAWQNGGYAVQWWLFAVLTLAGFGWAARREARGPVTPAGSRLAEDAEHYANAAAEKP, from the coding sequence GTGTACCGCTTCCTGTTCACCCCCCGCTGGCTGGGCTACCTCGCGCTGGCCCTCGCCGCGGCCGCGGTCATGGTGCTGCTCGGCAACTGGCAGCTGAGCCGCTATCAGGAACGCACCGCGATCAACGACCGGATCGACCGCGCGGACAGCGTCGCGCCGGTCCCGCTGGGCGAGATCGCGGCCGCACCCACCGCGACCGGCACGCCCGGCCCGGCGCCCGGCCAGGACGCCGAGTGGACCCGCGTCACGGTCACCGGCGTCTACGACCCGGCGCACGAGATCCTGGCGCGCAGCCGTACCGTCGCCGGCCAGGTCGGTTTCGAGGTCGTCACACCGCTGCGACTGCCGGACGGCACCGCGGTGCTGGTCGACCGCGGCTGGATCCCGCCGGCCGACGGCGGCGCGCTCGCCCGGCCCGCGATCCCGCCGGCGCCGGCCGGCACGGTCACCGTGATCGGCAAGATCCGGCTCACCGAGAGCAAGGCCGGCGCAATCGAGCGGCGCGACGGCCGGGTGGAGACCCGGCGCATCGGCCTGCCCCTGCTCGCGCCGGAGCTGCCGTACCCGATCTACGGCACGTTCCTGCAGCTCACCGAGCAGCAGCCGGCCGCCGACCCGATCTTCACACAGATCGAGGCGCGCCACGAGAACGCGTGGCAGAACGGCGGTTACGCCGTCCAGTGGTGGCTCTTCGCCGTCCTCACGCTGGCCGGTTTCGGCTGGGCCGCCCGCCGTGAGGCCCGCGGCCCGGTCACCCCGGCCGGCAGCCGTCTCGCCGAGGACGCGGAGCACTACGCGAACGCCGCCGCCGAAAAACCCTGA
- a CDS encoding methyl-accepting chemotaxis protein: MRGPVAAFRDLRVAGKLALSFTVVLLLSLVIGLVGMVQLRQAQDRLQGMYRDSLQAIYWLGLVDTANQETGRELFNYAIAPTGTAMAEIADEMAVTDEELDSNWGLYTATDMTGREEARDRFDAALTEFRQVRTASLIPAAESSDFDAFLTAYDARGRALESAMSEALDDLQEIEDTAAQQALDDATAASTAAATLIWLLIAGAIALSVAVVIVISRMIAGPLARTVAVLNGLAEGRLDQRLDVTGRDEVGRMATSFNTALDRIAGAMREIGTNVDTLVSSSEELSAVAGRVSDSAARSSAQAQAASSAAEQISVNISTIAAGSDEIGASISEIARSTSSAADVAAGAVTASARAGEILDQLGASSAEIGNVVKLITAIAEQTNLLALNATIEAARAGDAGKGFAVVASEVKDLAQETARATGDIGSRVAAIQGDAEAAVAAIADISGVIEQINATQTAIAAAVEEQTATTAEMSRNVNEVATGSSEISANVTGVADAAAETTGAAGDTARTSTDLARVATALRQNLALFRY; the protein is encoded by the coding sequence ATGAGGGGACCGGTGGCCGCGTTCCGTGACCTGCGGGTCGCGGGAAAACTCGCGCTCAGCTTCACGGTGGTCCTGCTGCTGTCGCTGGTGATCGGCCTGGTCGGCATGGTGCAGCTGCGCCAGGCGCAGGACCGGCTGCAGGGCATGTACCGGGACAGCCTGCAGGCGATCTACTGGCTCGGCCTGGTCGACACGGCCAACCAGGAGACCGGCCGGGAGCTGTTCAACTACGCGATCGCGCCGACCGGGACCGCGATGGCCGAGATCGCGGACGAGATGGCGGTGACCGACGAGGAGCTGGACAGCAACTGGGGGCTCTACACGGCCACCGACATGACCGGCCGGGAGGAGGCACGCGACCGGTTCGACGCCGCACTCACCGAGTTCCGGCAGGTCCGCACCGCCTCGCTGATCCCGGCCGCCGAGTCCAGCGACTTCGACGCGTTCCTGACCGCGTACGACGCGCGCGGCCGGGCGCTGGAGAGCGCGATGAGCGAGGCGCTGGACGACCTGCAGGAGATCGAGGACACCGCCGCGCAGCAGGCGCTGGACGACGCGACCGCCGCCTCCACCGCGGCCGCGACGCTGATCTGGCTCTTGATCGCCGGTGCGATCGCGCTCAGCGTGGCGGTGGTGATCGTGATCAGCCGCATGATCGCCGGGCCGCTGGCGCGAACCGTGGCGGTCCTGAACGGACTGGCCGAGGGCCGGCTCGACCAGCGGCTCGACGTGACCGGCCGGGACGAGGTCGGACGGATGGCCACGTCCTTCAACACGGCGCTGGACCGGATCGCCGGCGCGATGCGGGAGATCGGCACGAACGTCGACACGCTCGTCTCGTCCAGCGAGGAGCTCTCCGCGGTCGCCGGGCGCGTCAGCGACTCGGCCGCGCGCTCGTCCGCGCAGGCGCAGGCCGCGTCGTCCGCCGCGGAGCAGATCAGCGTGAACATCTCCACCATCGCCGCCGGGAGCGACGAGATCGGCGCCTCCATCTCGGAGATCGCCCGCTCCACGTCCAGCGCCGCCGACGTCGCGGCCGGCGCGGTGACCGCGTCCGCGCGGGCCGGCGAGATCCTCGACCAGCTGGGTGCGTCGTCCGCCGAGATCGGCAACGTGGTCAAGCTGATCACCGCGATCGCCGAGCAGACCAACCTGCTCGCGCTGAACGCCACGATCGAGGCGGCCCGGGCCGGCGACGCGGGCAAGGGCTTCGCGGTGGTGGCGAGCGAGGTCAAGGACCTGGCGCAGGAGACCGCGCGGGCGACCGGTGACATCGGCAGCCGGGTGGCCGCGATCCAGGGCGACGCCGAGGCCGCGGTCGCCGCGATCGCGGACATCAGCGGCGTGATCGAGCAGATCAACGCGACCCAGACCGCGATCGCGGCCGCGGTCGAGGAGCAGACCGCGACCACGGCCGAGATGAGCCGTAACGTGAACGAGGTGGCCACCGGCTCGTCGGAGATCAGCGCGAACGTCACCGGGGTCGCGGACGCGGCGGCCGAGACGACCGGCGCGGCCGGTGACACGGCCCGGACCTCGACCGATCTGGCCCGGGTGGCGACCGCGTTGCGGCAGAACCTCGCGCTCTTCCGCTACTGA
- a CDS encoding YceI family protein, with amino-acid sequence MADSPTREWNGMVIPSPGTYELDEAHKRVGFTAQHMMVSPVRGEFTRARATITVADDPLQSGVTAVIQANSIDTTNPERDAHLSGADFLDVETFPTLEFRSTGVKYEEPDDAIFSWAKMRAGNKLTRRSVATVPEPAAKRSGRFVLSGDLRIKDVTHPVELKVEFGGARRDPYGRDIVGFSAHTEINREDYGLLWNVALESGGVLVGKKVRIEIAGEAIRGA; translated from the coding sequence ATGGCCGACAGCCCGACGCGGGAGTGGAATGGCATGGTCATTCCGTCGCCCGGGACATACGAGCTGGACGAGGCGCACAAGCGGGTGGGCTTCACGGCGCAGCACATGATGGTCAGCCCGGTGCGCGGAGAGTTCACCCGGGCTCGGGCCACGATTACGGTGGCCGACGACCCACTGCAATCCGGTGTGACGGCCGTCATTCAGGCAAACAGTATCGACACCACGAATCCGGAACGTGACGCGCATCTCTCCGGCGCCGATTTCCTCGACGTCGAGACGTTCCCGACGCTGGAATTCCGGAGCACCGGGGTGAAATACGAGGAGCCCGACGACGCCATCTTCTCGTGGGCGAAGATGCGGGCCGGCAACAAACTCACCCGGCGTTCCGTGGCGACGGTGCCGGAGCCGGCGGCCAAGCGGTCCGGCAGGTTCGTGCTCTCCGGCGACCTGCGGATCAAGGACGTGACCCACCCGGTGGAGCTGAAGGTCGAGTTCGGCGGTGCGCGACGCGATCCGTACGGCCGGGACATCGTGGGCTTCAGCGCGCACACCGAGATCAACCGCGAGGACTACGGCCTGCTCTGGAACGTGGCGCTGGAGAGCGGCGGCGTACTGGTCGGCAAGAAGGTCCGGATCGAGATCGCCGGCGAGGCCATCCGCGGCGCATGA
- a CDS encoding M48 family metallopeptidase — MTTDPTGNTPARRRVTLTGVSSRAWEHPADRGALTALRELRGFDDVVKAFFGMWNERGFRLSYLAGGIRVDHRQYPSVYARYAEAGAALDIEELPELFVEQNPMIGGKAIGLDRPFIVITTGAVQQLDDEELRTLLGHELGHVRSGHAVYKTILMVLTRWATNIAWLPVGAIAIRAIIAAMYEWWRKAELSADRAGLLAGQDPAAALRLLMKLAGGGDLSQIDTTAFLEQAAEYTGGGDVRDSLHKLRMTAWSSHPVPVARAADLRQWIDSGAYARILGGDYPHRDTDGDATVSDAAKEAAESYRESFANSTDPLVGLVRRVGGGAADIGEWAGSQAGKARDWAATAADSASRAARRRPPGANGGADR, encoded by the coding sequence ATGACGACCGACCCCACAGGCAACACCCCGGCCCGACGGCGGGTGACGCTGACCGGCGTCAGCTCCCGGGCCTGGGAGCACCCGGCCGACCGGGGCGCGCTCACCGCGCTCCGCGAGCTGCGCGGCTTCGACGACGTGGTGAAGGCGTTCTTCGGCATGTGGAACGAGCGCGGTTTCCGCCTCTCCTACCTGGCCGGCGGCATCCGGGTCGACCACCGGCAGTACCCGTCGGTCTACGCGCGCTACGCGGAGGCCGGCGCCGCGCTCGACATCGAGGAGCTGCCCGAGCTGTTCGTCGAGCAGAATCCCATGATCGGCGGCAAGGCGATCGGCCTGGACCGCCCGTTCATCGTGATCACCACCGGCGCGGTGCAGCAGCTCGACGACGAGGAGCTGCGCACGCTGCTCGGGCACGAGCTGGGCCACGTGCGCAGCGGCCACGCGGTCTACAAGACGATCCTGATGGTGCTGACCCGCTGGGCGACCAACATCGCCTGGCTGCCGGTCGGCGCGATCGCGATCCGGGCGATCATCGCGGCGATGTACGAGTGGTGGCGCAAGGCCGAGCTCTCCGCGGACCGCGCCGGCCTGCTCGCCGGTCAGGACCCGGCCGCGGCGCTGCGCCTGCTGATGAAGCTCGCGGGCGGCGGCGACCTCAGCCAGATCGACACCACCGCGTTCCTGGAGCAGGCCGCGGAGTACACCGGCGGCGGCGACGTCCGGGACAGCCTGCACAAGCTGCGGATGACCGCGTGGAGCAGCCACCCGGTGCCGGTCGCGCGCGCGGCCGACCTGCGCCAGTGGATCGACTCGGGGGCGTACGCGCGGATTCTCGGCGGCGACTATCCGCACCGCGACACGGACGGCGACGCCACGGTCAGCGACGCGGCGAAGGAGGCCGCGGAGTCCTACCGCGAGTCCTTCGCGAACTCGACCGACCCGCTGGTCGGGCTGGTCCGCCGGGTCGGCGGCGGCGCGGCCGACATCGGCGAGTGGGCCGGCAGCCAGGCCGGCAAGGCGCGCGACTGGGCGGCCACCGCGGCCGACTCCGCGTCCCGCGCGGCCCGGCGCCGCCCGCCGGGTGCGAACGGCGGCGCCGACCGATAG
- a CDS encoding dipeptidase: MTDLIMDEAAIRAAILREMPGVRADLERLVRIPGIAFEGFDFSHVERSAEAVAELLRAEGLETRIVRAGGQPAVIGTKPAPPGAPTVLLYAHHDVQPIGDRSMWQSDPFEPVERDGRLYGRGAADDKAGVMAHIAALRAYGDALPVGVVLFIEGEEEYGSESLDALLEAHGAGLAADVIVIADSANWDVGVPALTTSLRGIVNAFVEVRTLDSAVHSGMFGGVAPDALTTLVKLLGTLHTDAGDVAVAGLFGRAVSALDYPEDRLRAEAGMLDGVEFIGTDRLTDRMWTKPSLAILGIDAPPTAEAPNALVPSARAKLNLRLAPGDDPKTAYAALKTHLEKHAPWGARVTVTLEQDGSPSVIDATGPAFDAARDAFRTAWDGAEPVDVGIGGSIPFIATFQKMFPGAAILVTGVEDPHSKAHGPNESLHLGEFQRACLAEALLLSTVAKALHKG; this comes from the coding sequence ATGACGGATTTGATCATGGATGAGGCGGCGATCCGCGCGGCGATCCTGCGGGAGATGCCGGGCGTGCGCGCCGACCTGGAACGGCTCGTGCGGATTCCCGGGATCGCCTTCGAGGGGTTCGACTTCTCGCACGTGGAGCGCTCCGCCGAGGCGGTCGCCGAACTGCTGCGCGCGGAGGGTCTGGAGACCCGGATCGTGCGGGCCGGCGGCCAGCCCGCCGTGATCGGGACCAAGCCGGCCCCGCCCGGCGCGCCGACCGTGCTGCTCTACGCGCACCACGACGTGCAGCCGATCGGCGACCGGAGCATGTGGCAGAGCGACCCGTTCGAGCCGGTCGAGCGGGACGGCCGGCTCTACGGCCGCGGCGCCGCCGACGACAAGGCGGGCGTGATGGCGCACATCGCGGCGCTCCGGGCGTACGGTGACGCGCTGCCGGTCGGCGTGGTGCTCTTCATCGAGGGCGAGGAGGAGTACGGCTCCGAGTCGCTGGACGCGCTGCTGGAGGCGCACGGCGCCGGGCTCGCCGCGGACGTCATCGTGATCGCCGACTCGGCCAACTGGGACGTCGGCGTGCCCGCGCTGACCACCTCGCTGCGCGGCATCGTCAACGCGTTCGTCGAGGTCCGCACGCTGGACAGCGCGGTGCACAGCGGCATGTTCGGCGGCGTCGCGCCGGACGCGCTGACCACGCTGGTCAAGCTGCTCGGCACGCTGCACACCGACGCCGGCGACGTGGCCGTGGCGGGCCTGTTCGGCCGGGCCGTGTCCGCGCTCGACTACCCGGAGGACCGGCTCCGCGCCGAGGCCGGGATGCTCGACGGCGTCGAGTTCATCGGCACCGACCGGCTCACCGACCGGATGTGGACCAAGCCGTCGCTGGCGATCCTCGGCATCGACGCGCCGCCGACCGCGGAGGCCCCGAACGCGCTGGTCCCGTCCGCCCGGGCGAAGCTCAACCTGCGCCTGGCGCCCGGCGACGACCCGAAGACGGCGTACGCCGCGCTCAAGACCCACCTGGAGAAGCACGCGCCGTGGGGCGCGCGGGTCACGGTCACGCTGGAGCAGGACGGCTCGCCCTCGGTGATCGACGCGACCGGCCCGGCGTTCGACGCGGCGCGGGACGCGTTCCGCACCGCGTGGGACGGCGCCGAGCCGGTCGACGTGGGCATCGGCGGATCGATCCCGTTCATCGCCACGTTCCAGAAGATGTTCCCCGGCGCGGCCATCCTGGTCACCGGCGTGGAGGACCCGCACTCCAAGGCGCACGGCCCGAACGAGAGCCTGCACCTGGGCGAGTTCCAGCGCGCGTGCCTGGCGGAGGCGCTGCTGCTGTCGACCGTGGCGAAAGCACTCCACAAGGGGTAG
- a CDS encoding ATP-dependent DNA ligase: MRFIDLAATSSAVAATPARKAKIELLADALRRLDPGEVTAGAAYLAGELRQRQTGVGYASLRDLPSPAAEPTLTVAGVDAAIAELAAVAGTGSQTKRRALVGALFTAATAEEQRLLTGLFSGELRQGAQAGILADAIAKAADVPAPAVRRALLLSGDLKTVAAAALHGGAPALAEFSLRVGRPLAPMLAQSAPTVEAALESTGAPAMVDVKLDGIRIQVHRTGDDVSVFTRSLDDVTGRMPEVVAAVRTLPPGDLVLDGEAIALDATGRPRPFQETSARAATRTGGTVSATGTLLTPYFFDLLHLDGTDLLDAPGAERWAALADTLPAELIVGRERAGDAERGAELFATAIRAGQEGVVVKSLDAPYDSGRRGGAWVKVKPRHTLDLVVLAVEWGSGRRKGWLSNLHLGARDEQTGGFVMLGKTFKGLTDELLRWQTERFLSLAVDRGDWVVTVRPEQVVEIAFDGVQTSPRYPGGVALRFARVLRYRDDKTAAEADTIATVRAIHAGLPPA, from the coding sequence GTGAGGTTCATCGACCTGGCAGCCACCTCTTCCGCCGTCGCGGCCACGCCGGCGCGTAAGGCGAAGATCGAGCTGCTCGCGGACGCGTTGCGCCGGCTCGACCCCGGCGAGGTGACCGCCGGTGCCGCCTATCTCGCCGGTGAGCTGCGCCAGCGCCAGACCGGCGTGGGTTATGCGAGCCTGCGCGACCTCCCGTCGCCCGCGGCCGAGCCGACGCTGACCGTCGCCGGCGTGGACGCCGCCATCGCGGAGCTGGCCGCGGTCGCCGGCACCGGCTCCCAGACCAAACGCCGCGCACTGGTCGGCGCGCTCTTCACCGCCGCCACCGCCGAGGAGCAGCGGCTGCTGACCGGCCTGTTCAGCGGCGAGCTGCGCCAGGGCGCCCAGGCCGGCATACTCGCCGACGCGATCGCGAAGGCCGCGGACGTCCCGGCCCCCGCCGTGCGCCGCGCGCTGCTGCTCAGCGGTGACCTCAAAACCGTGGCCGCGGCCGCGCTGCACGGCGGCGCACCCGCGCTCGCCGAGTTCAGCCTCCGGGTCGGCCGCCCGCTCGCCCCGATGCTCGCGCAGAGCGCGCCCACGGTCGAGGCCGCGCTGGAGAGCACCGGCGCGCCCGCGATGGTCGACGTGAAACTCGACGGCATCCGCATCCAGGTGCACCGCACCGGCGACGACGTCTCCGTCTTCACCCGCAGCCTCGACGACGTCACCGGCCGCATGCCCGAGGTGGTCGCGGCCGTCCGCACGCTGCCGCCCGGCGACCTGGTGCTGGACGGCGAGGCGATCGCGCTGGACGCCACCGGCCGGCCGCGCCCGTTCCAGGAGACGTCCGCCCGCGCCGCGACCCGCACCGGCGGCACCGTCTCCGCGACCGGCACGCTGCTCACGCCGTACTTCTTCGATCTGCTGCACCTCGACGGCACCGACCTGCTGGACGCGCCCGGCGCCGAGCGCTGGGCCGCGCTCGCGGACACGCTGCCGGCGGAGCTGATCGTCGGCCGTGAGCGGGCCGGCGACGCCGAGCGCGGCGCCGAGCTGTTCGCCACCGCGATCCGCGCCGGGCAGGAGGGCGTGGTGGTCAAGTCGCTGGACGCGCCGTACGATTCCGGCCGCCGCGGCGGCGCCTGGGTCAAGGTCAAGCCCCGGCACACGCTCGACCTGGTCGTGCTCGCGGTCGAGTGGGGCAGCGGCCGCCGCAAGGGCTGGCTGTCCAACCTGCACCTCGGCGCGCGCGACGAGCAGACCGGCGGGTTCGTCATGCTCGGCAAGACCTTCAAGGGCCTCACCGACGAACTGCTGCGCTGGCAGACCGAGCGCTTCCTGTCCCTCGCCGTCGACCGCGGCGACTGGGTGGTCACGGTCCGGCCCGAGCAGGTGGTCGAGATCGCCTTCGACGGCGTCCAGACCAGCCCGCGCTACCCCGGCGGCGTGGCGCTGCGCTTCGCCCGCGTGCTGCGCTACCGCGATGACAAGACCGCGGCCGAGGCCGACACCATCGCCACGGTCCGCGCCATCCACGCGGGCCTGCCACCGGCCTGA